The following nucleotide sequence is from Desulfatirhabdium butyrativorans DSM 18734.
GTTGCGGGACGGCAAAAATTTCGATCGGCGCATCGGAACGGTTTTCACAAAAAGACAGGACCGTGTTGGTCGTACCCAGATCGATGCCGATCATCCACGGAGAATCAGCGTTCATGGCAGGCTCCATCACGAAATCTCCACTTCCGCAGCAGCGATGATATCCGGATCCGGATTGCCCGAGAGTTCCGGCAGAACGACTTTTTTCACGCGCCATCCCCTGTGTCGCACCACGCCGGTGAACGGCGGATGATCGCCGACCTGGCCCACCAGTTTGATGGCTGCAGCATCGAAATTGGCTTGCAGGGTGATTGCCTCCCCTTCTTCCTGGCTGACGACCGGTTGAAGCGGCAGGTAGCGATCGACGATTTTCCGGCAATTTTCATGGATGTTGCGAACCGCCGCGCCGATCTGGGCATCCTCGTAATCCTCGAGGTTTTCGTTGAAGAAATCGAGCAGCCTGCCTTCCCGCTGGAGCATGCCGACCAGGTAGAGAAAGAGGCGCTTGTCGATATCGGGGTCCCGCGCGGGGATGGGCTTCTCTTCCTGCTTGTCCTTGAGGGGGGCTGGTGTTTTGGTTCTTTTCTCCTTCTGCGTTGGCTGATTTGCGATGCGTCGTCGAACGGCTCCATGAAACCACAGCGCCCACAAGGCCGCCACCAACCCGATGGCCGGTATACCCCAAAACCAGATACGTTTCTGGAATACGGCATACCAGCTTTGAAACTGCTGCAGGGACTGCATGGCTGTTTCTGCCGTGGCCACGGCTGGCATGTTTCTGCCGATGGCCATCGTGATGCCCACAAGCAGCAGGCTGACCGACAGGAAGAGAAAGAGCCAGGAACCGATGACGGTTCCTTTGATGGACGGTGACTGGGCGTTTGCCATAAGACTTCTCCAGGATGAAGGTATTGTGAACGTTGAACGATTTCGATGCCCCGGCCGCTCAGGCCGCGGGCTTCTGTGGTGTGGAATGCGCCCACCGGGCTCGGGGAAAACCGGATGGGAGGCCATACCCCCAAGCCCTGCAGCCTTTTTAAGGAACCCGAATCGATATGTCAATTGGATAAAATCCGTGCAGTTTCATCATCACCCGATGCTGGTTCCCAATATGCGAGGTGTCCGGATGGTTTCGAAAACGGTTCTCCAGAATCGGGATACCCGGATGAAACGATTCACCAAAAAACGGAAAGGAATCTTGACAACCGTTTTGGAGGGGTGCTATAAGAAAACCGCTTTAGGCACGTAGCTCAGTGGGAGAGCACTACCCTGACACGGTAGGGGTCGTTGGTTCAAACCCAATCGTGCCTACCAGAACATTCAAGGGGGGATAT
It contains:
- a CDS encoding DUF2760 domain-containing protein; translation: MANAQSPSIKGTVIGSWLFLFLSVSLLLVGITMAIGRNMPAVATAETAMQSLQQFQSWYAVFQKRIWFWGIPAIGLVAALWALWFHGAVRRRIANQPTQKEKRTKTPAPLKDKQEEKPIPARDPDIDKRLFLYLVGMLQREGRLLDFFNENLEDYEDAQIGAAVRNIHENCRKIVDRYLPLQPVVSQEEGEAITLQANFDAAAIKLVGQVGDHPPFTGVVRHRGWRVKKVVLPELSGNPDPDIIAAAEVEIS